In Brevibacillus brevis, a genomic segment contains:
- a CDS encoding ABC transporter substrate-binding protein, which yields MKSREHFMQMLLSLSEWEPGVEQSASIEALAEILCCTPRNVKLILRKWEKDGLLSWKAGVGRGNHSTLTILCDTSTFFSSYFQKLLADGKIGEAVALIQNRKLPPRLKRLLQEMWDSQFGFVAESGENTSLDVLRIPRQRDFSTLDPAFVAVASESHFLNQMCHRLVTYDRERQRFLPQLAYAWESNEQRTIWTFYLRKGVRFHHGRMLSSKDVAYTVQRLIDLDSPYRWQMDDVERIEHPSERVVTFHLRQPNRFFLHFMGSNAMSILPHDVPFDERAIVGTGPFRMAEYTDDRLVLEAFEDYYGERAMLDRVELWIVPGPYSRQRLYQLPDRGDTRPDTDGQEGDLVFEEVGCHYLAFNFRRPGVHHEYAFRMAMRLIIDRHELIRQLGEHGYTPAGSFLPQQSRSLSFPSSTLEEAADWLRRSSYRGEMLSLFMARGTTFDGIASWIRERCERVGIRLQIESLTKADFLSPDFEQKADMAIMGEVLQNDIELGLLEVYKNKCTMVHRFLDDAKREWIDGRLSEVLRMKGREKRLGALLELEETLAAEQCWLFLYHVKRVDRYHPDLQGFVADSYGWVDFSKLWVKSFVTRM from the coding sequence ATGAAAAGCCGGGAGCACTTCATGCAAATGCTGCTCAGCTTGTCTGAATGGGAGCCGGGGGTGGAACAGTCGGCCAGCATCGAGGCGCTGGCGGAAATTCTCTGCTGCACCCCGCGCAATGTCAAACTGATTTTGCGCAAATGGGAAAAGGACGGACTGCTGAGCTGGAAAGCGGGAGTCGGGCGGGGCAACCATTCGACTTTGACGATCTTGTGCGATACCTCCACGTTTTTCTCCTCTTACTTTCAAAAGCTGCTTGCAGACGGGAAAATCGGAGAAGCCGTCGCGCTCATCCAAAACAGGAAGCTTCCGCCAAGGCTCAAGCGATTGCTGCAGGAGATGTGGGACAGCCAGTTCGGATTTGTCGCCGAGAGCGGCGAAAACACGAGTCTGGATGTGCTCAGGATTCCGCGGCAGCGAGACTTTTCCACTCTCGATCCGGCCTTTGTGGCAGTGGCTTCCGAAAGCCATTTTCTGAATCAAATGTGCCACAGGCTGGTCACGTACGACCGGGAGAGGCAACGGTTTCTTCCACAGCTTGCCTATGCCTGGGAGAGCAACGAGCAGAGGACGATCTGGACCTTTTACTTGCGCAAAGGCGTGCGATTCCACCATGGTCGCATGCTAAGCAGCAAGGATGTCGCGTACACGGTACAGAGGCTCATCGATCTGGACTCCCCGTACCGGTGGCAAATGGACGATGTAGAGCGGATCGAACATCCGAGTGAACGGGTCGTCACGTTTCATCTCCGCCAGCCCAATCGCTTTTTTCTCCACTTCATGGGCTCCAACGCCATGTCGATTCTGCCGCACGACGTTCCTTTCGATGAGAGGGCGATCGTCGGGACGGGTCCGTTTCGCATGGCGGAATACACGGATGACCGGCTGGTCCTGGAGGCGTTTGAGGACTATTACGGAGAACGGGCCATGCTGGACCGGGTAGAGCTCTGGATCGTACCGGGACCGTATTCCCGCCAGCGTTTGTATCAACTGCCCGATCGGGGGGATACCCGGCCGGATACGGATGGCCAAGAAGGGGACTTGGTCTTTGAAGAGGTGGGCTGCCATTATCTCGCTTTCAACTTTCGCCGACCAGGAGTTCACCACGAGTACGCTTTTCGGATGGCAATGCGGTTGATCATCGATCGCCATGAGCTAATCAGGCAGCTCGGTGAGCATGGCTACACACCTGCCGGGAGCTTTTTGCCCCAGCAGAGCCGTTCGCTCTCGTTTCCTTCGTCGACGCTGGAGGAAGCGGCCGACTGGCTTCGCCGCAGCTCCTATCGAGGCGAGATGCTGTCCTTGTTCATGGCGAGGGGCACCACGTTTGACGGCATTGCATCGTGGATTCGCGAAAGATGCGAGAGGGTGGGCATCCGGCTGCAGATCGAGTCGTTGACGAAAGCCGACTTCCTGTCTCCCGATTTTGAGCAAAAGGCGGACATGGCGATCATGGGAGAAGTCCTGCAGAATGATATCGAGCTGGGTCTGCTCGAGGTGTACAAAAACAAATGCACGATGGTCCACCGGTTTTTGGACGATGCGAAACGCGAGTGGATCGACGGCAGGCTTTCCGAGGTCCTGCGGATGAAGGGGCGCGAAAAACGCCTGGGCGCCCTGCTGGAGTTGGAGGAGACGCTTGCAGCGGAGCAATGCTGGCTGTTCCTTTACCATGTGAAGCGAGTCGATCGCTATCACCCCGATTTGCAAGGATTCGTAGCGGATTCCTACGGCTGGGTCGACTTTTCCAAGCTGTGGGTCAAGTCGTTCGTTACCAGAATGTAA
- the yabQ gene encoding spore cortex biosynthesis protein YabQ — protein sequence MSIGIQLQTVLAMSTCGVLMGIGFDTYHVFKGKSKLPGWMVFLFDILFWVGSMGAVFLILLKVNDGIIRFPIFFGMIFGAWVYFVVGSKKYIHFLHRVIRFCQWFYRTVLRIIDILVVRPVLFFYRVILMLLAFLYSVLLAIFGFLWKVTRFVTSPFARWGQHLGKKMFGKTKGIWTTWKNWIHSKRKRE from the coding sequence GTGAGTATCGGGATTCAGCTTCAGACGGTTCTGGCCATGTCGACGTGCGGGGTGCTCATGGGGATCGGATTCGATACGTACCATGTGTTCAAAGGCAAGAGCAAGCTCCCTGGGTGGATGGTGTTTTTATTTGACATCCTCTTTTGGGTAGGCAGTATGGGCGCCGTCTTCTTGATTCTGCTGAAAGTAAACGACGGCATCATTCGGTTTCCGATCTTTTTTGGAATGATTTTTGGAGCTTGGGTGTATTTTGTAGTAGGTAGTAAGAAGTATATCCATTTTTTACATCGCGTGATAAGATTTTGTCAGTGGTTCTATCGCACTGTTTTGCGAATCATTGACATCCTGGTTGTTCGTCCCGTTCTGTTTTTCTACCGAGTGATCCTGATGCTGCTGGCGTTCTTGTATTCCGTTTTGCTTGCAATCTTCGGCTTTTTATGGAAAGTGACGCGTTTTGTCACTTCGCCGTTTGCCAGATGGGGTCAACATTTGGGGAAAAAAATGTTCGGAAAAACAAAAGGAATTTGGACCACTTGGAAGAATTGGATTCATTCAAAGAGAAAGCGGGAGTAA
- a CDS encoding copper amine oxidase N-terminal domain-containing protein — MHKSTKKGISVLLATTVLASPFVVVPKAAYALTVDDISADDTSADEETEYTIEFEIDKDLKAGDEIFVKFPSGYAVKKVKKSDVELEDDDGDEIDIDSVSVSSNVVTIELDEKISKGTELTLTIDKVVNPEDKGSYSIGVKTSKETTYKNEKITIGKSSSSSSSKNDFSVSQSSKVAGEDISLTLGKFNLSSSTKLKTGKYIYVDFPTKDMLPKSISKSDVKVNGYKADYVTILSDNSVRIEIPSGANGDSSLKIEFDKSAGITNPSTADDDYVYKIEYDSKKYTSKEVEITGFTKASFDVELSDRSAGARSSYTFDIDLSSKVTSNTDITVEFPNADMVPPVMSGYSITVNGDQATHVSASGGKVSFRTPSGFKSTDELTVKFALDAYLTNPKTAGTYSLTAKVDGKTYRSKNFEITGISAPVAVDNTAATIGLTRATASTPTGVQIAIKALGAPITRTQGFIEVVLPAGFRVPAYIPATSVTVNGVAANYVGVRGQNLIIVPSQDIPANTAVQVNVLEAGGIVNPAATGVYSISVYTSEEKGLLFARPATIVALNGVSFKANVASFTKSGKTTAMAAAPFIVNGNTLMPASFFRDGLGMSVTWTATTAKVVSGNTVMQFKVGSNVATINGQNVTLPVAVQAKNKIPALPLRTITDRTGYNIIFVNGNYTVYK, encoded by the coding sequence TTGCACAAAAGCACAAAAAAAGGAATATCCGTCTTGCTGGCGACTACAGTGTTGGCGAGTCCATTTGTCGTCGTGCCGAAAGCCGCTTACGCCCTGACTGTGGATGACATTTCGGCTGACGATACGAGCGCTGATGAAGAAACAGAATATACGATTGAATTTGAAATCGACAAAGATTTGAAAGCGGGCGACGAGATTTTCGTCAAGTTTCCATCCGGCTACGCCGTGAAAAAGGTGAAAAAATCGGATGTGGAGCTCGAGGATGACGACGGCGATGAAATAGATATCGACAGCGTCTCGGTCAGCAGCAATGTGGTGACCATCGAATTGGACGAAAAGATCAGCAAGGGAACCGAGCTGACCTTGACGATCGACAAGGTGGTAAACCCGGAAGACAAGGGCAGCTACTCCATCGGGGTAAAGACGTCGAAGGAAACGACCTATAAAAATGAGAAAATCACGATTGGCAAATCATCGAGCAGCAGTAGCAGCAAAAATGACTTCTCCGTCTCGCAGAGCAGCAAGGTCGCTGGAGAGGATATCTCCCTGACGCTTGGAAAGTTCAATCTGTCTTCCAGCACCAAACTGAAAACGGGGAAATACATCTACGTGGACTTCCCTACCAAGGATATGCTGCCGAAGAGCATCAGCAAATCCGATGTCAAGGTGAATGGCTACAAAGCGGATTACGTAACCATTCTCAGCGACAATTCGGTTCGCATCGAGATCCCTAGCGGGGCGAATGGAGACAGCTCGCTCAAGATTGAATTCGACAAGTCAGCTGGCATTACCAACCCGTCTACTGCAGATGACGACTATGTGTACAAAATCGAGTACGACAGCAAGAAATACACGTCCAAGGAAGTGGAGATTACCGGCTTCACCAAAGCGTCCTTCGATGTGGAGCTGTCCGATCGCTCGGCAGGAGCGCGGTCCAGCTATACGTTTGACATTGACCTGTCCTCCAAGGTGACCTCCAATACCGACATCACGGTGGAGTTCCCGAATGCGGACATGGTTCCGCCGGTCATGTCGGGATACAGCATTACGGTAAACGGAGACCAGGCTACGCATGTGAGCGCCAGCGGCGGGAAAGTGTCGTTCCGCACGCCTAGCGGATTCAAAAGCACAGACGAGCTGACCGTCAAATTTGCCCTTGATGCGTATTTGACGAACCCGAAAACAGCCGGCACCTATTCCTTGACGGCCAAAGTCGACGGGAAGACGTACCGTTCGAAAAACTTTGAGATCACAGGGATATCTGCTCCTGTCGCGGTAGACAACACGGCTGCGACGATCGGACTCACTCGCGCTACTGCTTCTACGCCGACAGGAGTGCAGATCGCCATCAAAGCCCTTGGAGCGCCGATCACCCGTACGCAGGGCTTCATCGAGGTCGTCCTGCCAGCAGGCTTCCGCGTGCCCGCTTATATTCCGGCAACCAGCGTGACCGTCAACGGAGTGGCTGCCAACTATGTGGGAGTGCGGGGGCAAAACCTGATCATCGTGCCTTCCCAAGACATTCCGGCCAATACGGCTGTCCAGGTCAATGTGCTGGAGGCAGGCGGCATCGTAAACCCTGCCGCTACAGGCGTATACAGCATCAGCGTCTACACTTCGGAGGAGAAAGGACTGCTGTTCGCAAGGCCGGCGACGATCGTGGCGCTCAATGGCGTCAGCTTCAAGGCCAACGTGGCGTCGTTTACCAAATCGGGCAAGACGACCGCGATGGCTGCGGCGCCGTTCATCGTGAACGGCAATACCCTGATGCCTGCCTCCTTCTTCCGGGATGGACTTGGCATGTCCGTCACATGGACGGCGACTACTGCGAAGGTCGTGAGCGGAAATACGGTCATGCAGTTCAAAGTAGGCTCCAACGTAGCGACAATCAACGGCCAAAACGTGACATTGCCCGTAGCCGTGCAGGCGAAAAACAAGATTCCGGCACTGCCGCTGCGGACGATCACCGATCGGACCGGCTACAATATCATTTTTGTGAACGGCAACTACACGGTTTACAAATAA
- a CDS encoding MFS transporter: MNFFHLHPNIRIRIVTSFLTKVVGTMIFPFMAIYFSEKLGPAVAGFLLFANISAQILMGFYGGYIADRWGRKKVMVYGQIAQCAAFMCMALANSPLLDSAWLTFAMMLLQNASNGLISPAADAMLIDVSTPENRTFMYSINYWASNLSIAIGSVLGGLWFATHRFELILALTVVSLFTLALTAFFMEESYQPSSTNLPRKTNVLNDLVGSYKQVMQDRRFLLFSLGGLLIFALEFQTSNYVAVRLAKEFGTQTLQLWDLVSFEMTGIKAFSFIQLENTLLVVLLSLFVTKLIRSGREAAAMYGGVLMYTIGYSFISFTNSLLVIAIAMFLATVGELIHIPTRQSFLAQIIRDDARSSYMAVNGLVLQGAKLTGAVGISLGALLPSMGMASLFLLSGLAGLLLVHRAIRPRNQQAGLPFSHAKRAVD, translated from the coding sequence ATGAACTTTTTCCATCTGCATCCGAATATCCGGATACGCATTGTCACTTCCTTTTTGACCAAGGTCGTCGGCACCATGATCTTTCCGTTTATGGCCATTTATTTTTCGGAGAAGCTCGGGCCAGCAGTAGCGGGATTTCTGCTGTTCGCCAATATATCTGCACAGATCTTGATGGGCTTCTACGGCGGCTATATCGCGGACCGCTGGGGACGAAAGAAAGTGATGGTGTATGGCCAGATCGCGCAATGCGCCGCATTTATGTGCATGGCCTTGGCCAATTCGCCACTACTCGATTCCGCATGGCTCACATTCGCGATGATGCTTCTCCAAAACGCGAGCAACGGCTTGATCAGCCCTGCCGCCGACGCCATGCTGATCGACGTGAGCACCCCGGAAAACCGTACGTTTATGTACAGCATCAACTACTGGGCTTCCAATTTGTCGATTGCCATCGGCTCGGTCCTCGGCGGCCTCTGGTTTGCCACTCACCGGTTTGAATTGATTCTCGCCCTGACCGTCGTCAGTCTGTTCACACTTGCCTTGACGGCGTTTTTCATGGAAGAGTCGTATCAGCCTTCATCCACGAATCTTCCACGCAAAACAAACGTCCTGAATGATCTCGTCGGCAGCTACAAGCAGGTCATGCAGGATCGGCGCTTTTTGCTCTTTTCTTTGGGAGGGCTGCTCATTTTCGCGCTGGAATTCCAGACCTCGAACTACGTGGCTGTTCGCCTGGCCAAAGAATTCGGCACGCAGACCTTGCAGCTGTGGGACCTCGTCTCCTTTGAAATGACGGGTATCAAGGCGTTCAGCTTCATCCAACTGGAAAACACGCTGCTTGTGGTCCTGCTTTCGCTATTCGTAACCAAGCTGATTCGCTCCGGCCGGGAAGCTGCGGCCATGTACGGGGGCGTGCTGATGTATACGATCGGCTACTCCTTCATCAGCTTCACCAACTCTCTTCTCGTCATTGCGATCGCCATGTTCCTTGCGACGGTAGGAGAGCTCATCCACATCCCTACCCGTCAGTCCTTCCTCGCGCAAATCATCAGGGACGACGCACGCAGCTCGTACATGGCCGTAAACGGGCTTGTCCTCCAAGGCGCAAAGCTTACAGGCGCCGTCGGCATCAGCCTGGGTGCGCTTCTCCCGTCCATGGGGATGGCCAGCCTGTTTTTGCTGTCGGGACTCGCCGGTCTTCTGCTGGTCCATCGCGCGATCCGGCCCCGGAATCAGCAGGCAGGACTTCCTTTTTCCCACGCAAAAAGAGCTGTCGATTAA
- a CDS encoding S1 RNA-binding domain-containing protein, translating into MGVEIGSKLEGKVTGITKFGAFVELPGNVTGLVHISEIADTYVKDIHDFLKIGDVVTVKVLSIREGKIGLSIKKAQEKERPPRHQRERGEAFEDKLNRFLKESEDRLSSLKKNGDKRGRGRHH; encoded by the coding sequence ATGGGAGTCGAGATCGGGAGCAAACTCGAAGGAAAAGTGACAGGTATTACGAAATTTGGCGCGTTTGTGGAGCTGCCTGGAAATGTGACCGGTCTCGTGCACATCAGTGAGATCGCAGACACGTACGTCAAAGACATTCACGACTTTTTGAAAATCGGTGATGTGGTAACCGTAAAGGTCTTGAGTATTCGCGAGGGCAAGATCGGCTTGTCCATCAAGAAAGCACAGGAAAAGGAAAGGCCTCCGCGCCATCAGCGGGAGCGCGGGGAAGCCTTTGAAGATAAACTGAACCGTTTCTTGAAAGAAAGTGAAGACCGCCTGTCCTCTCTGAAGAAAAACGGGGACAAGAGAGGCCGTGGTCGGCATCATTAA
- a CDS encoding septum formation initiator family protein: protein MMTEATSSRTNRKGQRRRMRLFFFFILCFFVWTGYTLYVQSGALAQKKAELEALKQESAVLLQQQEELTYEASRLNDQEYLAELARKRLYYTKPGESIYKIPE from the coding sequence ATGATGACAGAAGCAACGTCTTCGAGAACAAACCGAAAAGGGCAAAGGCGAAGAATGCGGCTCTTTTTCTTTTTCATCCTTTGCTTTTTTGTCTGGACTGGCTATACCCTTTATGTGCAAAGCGGGGCATTGGCGCAAAAAAAAGCGGAGCTGGAAGCATTGAAGCAGGAATCGGCCGTTTTGCTGCAGCAGCAAGAAGAGCTCACGTATGAAGCAAGTCGTCTGAACGATCAGGAGTACTTGGCAGAGCTGGCAAGGAAACGGCTTTACTACACCAAACCGGGAGAGAGCATTTACAAGATTCCAGAGTAG
- the yabP gene encoding sporulation protein YabP, with product MMEHTKRPRHEVVMINRRSLAISGVKNVESFDSEEFLLETEGGFLTIRGQNLHMKNLSLETGEVAIEGLVHEMAYLEQGQAGDRSRGFFGKLFK from the coding sequence ATGATGGAGCACACCAAGAGGCCACGCCATGAAGTCGTGATGATCAATCGGCGCAGTTTGGCGATTTCGGGTGTGAAAAACGTCGAAAGCTTTGACAGCGAAGAATTTCTATTGGAGACGGAAGGCGGATTTTTAACCATTCGCGGGCAAAACCTGCATATGAAAAATCTGAGTCTGGAAACCGGAGAAGTGGCGATCGAAGGTCTGGTGCACGAAATGGCCTATCTGGAACAAGGGCAGGCCGGCGATCGGTCGAGAGGATTCTTCGGTAAGCTGTTCAAGTGA